From Candidatus Dadabacteria bacterium, one genomic window encodes:
- the purL gene encoding phosphoribosylformylglycinamidine synthase subunit PurL, protein MKNKESLQFALDHGLTESEYEKIVETLDREPNLTEVGILGAMWSEHCSYKSSKVHLRKFPTKGKQVIQGPGENAGVVDIGNGDCVVFKMESHNHPSFIEPYQGAATGVGGILRDIFTMGARPVALLNSLRFGNPHLQKTKFLVEGVVSGIAGYGNCMGIPTIGGEIYFDDCYNGNPLVNAFALGVTKKDNVFRGYASGEGNPVIYVGSKTGRDGIQGAIMASDTFTEETEEKRPAVQVGDPFTEKLLLEACLELFKTDCVVGIQDMGAAGLTSSSTEMADRAGTGLEIEIGRVPRREERMTPYEVMLSESQERMLVVLEKGKEDTARDIFRKWNLDFSIIGKVTDSGRLTIVEEETTVADLPVNLITSGAPTYKRPVKKPGYLKEIKRLDSENFPEPEDIQRVFLEILSSPTVSSKRWVYEQYDHMVRTDTVLGPGADSAIIRLKGTQKGIAMTSNVNSRYCYLSPREGSKIAVAESVRNLACCGASPLAITDCLNFGNPENPEIMWQFSESVEGMSEAARTFNTPVVSGNVSLYNETEGVAIFPTPTVAMVGLIEDIAKTVTSWFQDPGDLVILLGGTIEEDIGGSEYLKIQHGLIDGKPPSIDLDKEKKLAEMLIACASQSILKSAHDISEGGFAVALAECCFSPDGTRGVVVKAPDINENSLRGDLFLFSETQSRVIASISETNWERIKEMASNYGVHALRAGVVIDNDRFCVEDLIDMKISAVHDAWSMGFQRGLSVSEG, encoded by the coding sequence ATGAAGAATAAAGAATCTCTGCAGTTTGCCTTGGATCACGGCCTTACCGAAAGCGAATACGAAAAGATAGTCGAGACCTTGGACAGAGAGCCAAACTTAACAGAAGTTGGAATTCTCGGAGCTATGTGGTCTGAACACTGCTCCTATAAAAGTTCCAAGGTGCACCTTAGAAAATTTCCCACAAAGGGAAAACAGGTTATACAGGGTCCCGGAGAAAACGCCGGAGTAGTGGATATAGGGAACGGCGACTGCGTCGTTTTTAAAATGGAAAGTCACAACCATCCTTCCTTCATAGAACCTTATCAAGGCGCCGCGACTGGAGTCGGGGGAATACTCCGGGATATATTCACCATGGGAGCAAGACCCGTGGCGCTTTTAAACTCTCTTCGATTCGGAAATCCACATCTTCAGAAAACAAAATTTCTGGTTGAGGGGGTCGTATCGGGAATAGCCGGCTATGGAAACTGCATGGGTATTCCCACTATAGGAGGAGAGATATATTTTGATGATTGCTACAATGGAAATCCTCTGGTAAACGCCTTTGCCCTCGGGGTCACCAAAAAAGATAATGTTTTCCGTGGATATGCGTCGGGCGAGGGAAACCCCGTAATATATGTCGGATCAAAGACTGGAAGAGATGGAATACAGGGAGCCATCATGGCATCGGACACCTTTACTGAGGAAACCGAAGAAAAAAGGCCCGCGGTACAGGTGGGAGACCCGTTTACGGAAAAACTTCTTCTTGAAGCCTGTTTGGAGCTGTTTAAGACTGACTGTGTTGTCGGCATACAGGATATGGGAGCCGCAGGACTTACATCCTCTTCAACAGAGATGGCTGATCGTGCAGGAACCGGGCTTGAGATTGAAATTGGCAGAGTTCCCAGGCGAGAAGAAAGAATGACTCCTTATGAAGTGATGCTTTCTGAATCGCAGGAGAGAATGCTTGTAGTCTTGGAAAAGGGCAAGGAAGATACAGCCCGAGATATTTTCAGGAAGTGGAACCTTGATTTTTCGATTATCGGCAAGGTGACCGATTCGGGAAGATTGACGATTGTAGAAGAAGAAACCACAGTTGCGGATCTGCCCGTAAATCTCATAACCTCGGGCGCACCGACTTATAAAAGACCCGTAAAAAAACCCGGCTACCTGAAAGAAATAAAGAGGCTGGATTCGGAGAATTTCCCTGAACCTGAAGATATTCAGAGAGTTTTTCTCGAAATTCTGTCTTCGCCGACCGTATCGAGCAAGAGATGGGTTTACGAGCAGTATGACCACATGGTAAGAACCGACACCGTTTTGGGACCAGGAGCGGATTCCGCGATAATAAGGCTCAAGGGAACTCAGAAAGGAATCGCAATGACGTCTAATGTTAATTCTAGATATTGTTATCTAAGTCCTCGTGAAGGAAGTAAAATAGCTGTCGCCGAAAGTGTCAGAAATCTGGCCTGCTGTGGTGCCTCTCCCCTTGCAATCACCGACTGTCTTAATTTTGGAAATCCTGAAAATCCCGAGATAATGTGGCAGTTCTCAGAAAGCGTTGAAGGCATGTCGGAAGCCGCGAGAACGTTCAATACGCCGGTTGTAAGCGGCAACGTCAGTCTTTACAACGAAACCGAGGGTGTCGCAATATTCCCTACTCCGACTGTGGCAATGGTGGGCCTTATAGAAGATATCGCCAAAACCGTCACTTCTTGGTTTCAAGATCCTGGAGATCTAGTGATACTGCTCGGAGGAACCATAGAAGAAGATATAGGAGGAAGTGAGTACCTCAAGATCCAACACGGCTTGATTGACGGGAAACCACCTTCAATTGACCTTGATAAAGAGAAAAAGCTTGCCGAAATGTTGATTGCATGCGCTTCTCAAAGTATACTTAAATCGGCGCATGATATATCTGAGGGCGGCTTTGCTGTAGCGCTCGCGGAATGCTGCTTTAGTCCAGACGGCACAAGGGGGGTCGTGGTAAAAGCACCCGACATAAATGAAAACTCTCTTAGGGGCGATCTGTTTCTTTTCTCCGAAACGCAATCCAGAGTAATAGCTAGCATAAGCGAGACCAATTGGGAAAGAATAAAAGAGATGGCGAGCAATTACGGCGTTCACGCGCTGCGTGCCGGAGTAGTCATTGATAACGATAGGTTCTGCGTTGAAGATTTAATCGACATGAAAATCTCAGCAGTTCACGATGCATGGTCTATGGGCTTTCAGAGGGGTCTTTCGGTCTCAGAGGGGTGA
- a CDS encoding amidophosphoribosyltransferase, protein MKMAKLREECGVFGIYDHPAAANFTYLGLYSLQHRGQESAGIVSTDGEKLYSHREMGLVTEVFDEESILKLKGTTAIGHVRYSTTGSSNNKNTQPLIMNYEKGELAVGHNGNLTNARVLRHKLEKEGSIFQSTTDTEVIVHLIARSKEKTFLGRIIEALTECKGAYCLLFLTPKGLVAARDPHGFRPLVLGKIDNSYVVASESCAFELIGADYIREVAPGEIIFIDEKGIRSFDPLPKNQHKNCVFENIYFSRPDSFVQGKNIYQMRKNMGKQLAIESPADADIVVAVPDSGTPAAMGYAEQLGIPFETGFLRSHYIGRTFIEPQQSIRNFGVKLKLSVIKEVINGKKIVVVDDSIVRGTTSRKIVKMIRDAGAKEVHMRISSPPMKFSCYYGIDTPLKEELIAHSLEVEKIKDYITSDTLGYLSREGVAKAVTNGDKSFNGKSNYCFACFDGNYPVEITDEKVSHQQMDLF, encoded by the coding sequence GTGAAAATGGCAAAGCTACGCGAAGAGTGCGGAGTCTTTGGAATATATGATCATCCAGCCGCTGCCAACTTTACCTATCTCGGCCTCTACTCCCTCCAACACAGAGGTCAGGAAAGCGCTGGCATAGTGTCAACCGACGGGGAGAAGCTTTACTCTCACCGAGAGATGGGGCTCGTAACCGAAGTTTTTGATGAAGAGTCCATATTGAAGCTTAAAGGCACTACCGCAATCGGCCACGTAAGGTATTCCACAACAGGCTCAAGCAACAATAAGAATACCCAGCCTCTGATTATGAATTACGAAAAAGGAGAGCTAGCGGTCGGACACAATGGCAATCTCACAAATGCGAGAGTGCTGAGACACAAGCTTGAGAAAGAAGGTTCCATATTCCAGTCAACAACAGATACCGAGGTAATCGTACATCTCATAGCGAGATCAAAGGAAAAAACCTTCCTGGGAAGAATCATCGAAGCCCTTACCGAATGCAAAGGAGCTTATTGTCTTTTATTTCTTACCCCCAAAGGGCTAGTAGCTGCACGTGATCCCCACGGATTCAGGCCCCTTGTTCTCGGAAAGATTGATAATTCTTACGTTGTGGCCTCCGAGTCATGTGCTTTTGAACTAATAGGAGCCGATTATATAAGGGAAGTAGCCCCAGGGGAAATAATATTCATAGATGAGAAAGGAATCAGGTCATTTGATCCGCTTCCGAAAAACCAGCACAAAAACTGCGTGTTTGAAAACATATATTTCTCGAGACCCGATTCGTTTGTCCAAGGAAAAAACATCTATCAGATGAGGAAAAACATGGGGAAACAACTCGCAATTGAATCTCCTGCCGACGCAGACATCGTCGTGGCCGTACCAGATTCGGGAACGCCGGCAGCCATGGGATACGCCGAGCAGTTGGGAATCCCCTTTGAAACCGGCTTCCTGCGGAGTCACTATATCGGAAGAACCTTTATTGAACCTCAACAATCAATAAGAAATTTCGGAGTGAAACTGAAACTCAGCGTGATAAAAGAGGTCATAAACGGAAAAAAGATAGTAGTGGTTGACGACTCCATAGTTAGAGGGACAACCAGCAGAAAAATTGTCAAGATGATACGCGATGCCGGAGCCAAGGAAGTTCACATGAGAATAAGTTCACCTCCGATGAAGTTCTCATGCTACTACGGCATAGATACTCCTCTCAAAGAAGAACTCATAGCGCATTCTCTTGAAGTAGAAAAGATAAAGGACTACATAACTTCCGATACTCTGGGATACTTAAGCAGGGAGGGGGTAGCAAAAGCGGTCACCAACGGTGACAAGTCCTTTAATGGAAAATCAAACTACTGTTTTGCGTGTTTTGACGGAAATTATCCGGTGGAAATAACAGACGAGAAAGTGTCGCATCAACAAATGGACCTTTTTTAG
- a CDS encoding valine--tRNA ligase, with translation MEKSYNPAEVERRVYDFWISSGLHKSEIKDSAEVFSIVIPPPNVTGSLHIGHALNNTIQDILVRYKRMNNFDVLWVPGTDHAGIATQMMVEKDLASEGRTKNDLGREKFLERIWQWKENSGNRITEQLKRLGALPDWEMERFTLDEGLSEAVREVFVDLYSQGLIYKDKRLVNWDPKLRTAISDLEVEQRETQGNYWYIRYPIEGDDGLFVTVATTRPETMLGDTAVAVHPEDPRYADLVGRNAVLPLVGRKIPVIADEYSDPEKGTGAVKITPGHDFNDFEVGKRNDLDILNILDERAHVRGDVPEKYLGLERFEARKAVIQDLEEGGFLVKVEQTTHTVPYGDRSGVVVEPWLTDQWYVNTKELAAEAISYVERGEIRFYPEFWENTYFEWMRNIEPWCISRQLWWGHRIPAWYGPDGEVFVAVNEREAAASAKKHYGEEVKLVRDPDVLDTWFSSGLWPFSTLGWPAETEALRHYYPTSCLVTGFDIIFFWVARMIMLGLKFMKDVPFRDVYVHGLIRDAKGRKMSKTTGNVIDPIDVIEKYGADALRFSLAALAAQGRDIKLTFPVIEGYRNFMNKIWNATRFVFMNLEPEMIHDSDLENSCLSVPDRWILSRLNFTLGEVEEFIENYEFDKASQALYHFIWDDYCDWYLEISKFSLYGDDNESKKTILNVLVRVLVRSLRALHPFTPYITEEIFRIFREKGVDLPRGEGLDSKSILEAQYPKPNESEIFKEESGQIELVKSVVTGIRNLRAIMGIHPSEKVSIHLNSESSEVGDVLRQNLEIILGMASLGDCVVCGEEIQGKTVSEVVSGVEIIMPVENLLDLEKEISRLNKDLAKVSQELKKTEGKLANRDFIKRAPEDVVEKEKGKLDEFQNHKKKLEEILGKLSAI, from the coding sequence ATGGAGAAAAGCTACAACCCTGCCGAGGTTGAACGGAGAGTTTATGATTTCTGGATCTCATCGGGACTTCACAAATCCGAAATAAAAGACTCGGCTGAGGTTTTCTCAATTGTCATCCCCCCACCCAACGTAACGGGATCGTTGCACATAGGCCACGCTCTTAACAACACCATTCAGGACATTCTCGTCAGGTACAAGAGAATGAATAATTTCGATGTTCTCTGGGTTCCAGGGACCGACCACGCGGGTATTGCTACCCAGATGATGGTTGAAAAAGATCTTGCCTCCGAAGGACGCACGAAAAACGATTTGGGCAGGGAAAAATTCCTTGAACGAATTTGGCAATGGAAAGAGAACTCCGGCAACCGAATAACAGAACAGTTAAAAAGACTCGGAGCGCTTCCCGACTGGGAAATGGAGCGGTTCACCCTTGATGAGGGACTTTCAGAAGCGGTGAGAGAAGTTTTTGTCGATCTTTACTCTCAAGGACTTATTTACAAGGACAAAAGGCTTGTCAACTGGGATCCCAAGCTCCGTACGGCCATATCGGATCTGGAAGTGGAGCAGAGAGAGACTCAAGGGAACTACTGGTATATAAGATATCCGATAGAGGGAGATGATGGCCTGTTCGTTACTGTAGCTACAACACGTCCTGAGACCATGCTTGGAGATACTGCAGTCGCAGTTCATCCTGAAGACCCGAGATACGCCGATTTAGTGGGCAGAAATGCTGTTTTGCCTCTTGTTGGAAGGAAGATCCCGGTAATAGCTGATGAGTACAGCGACCCAGAGAAGGGTACGGGAGCCGTAAAGATAACTCCGGGACATGATTTTAACGATTTTGAAGTCGGAAAACGTAACGATCTTGATATATTAAACATTCTTGATGAGCGGGCACACGTAAGAGGTGATGTCCCCGAAAAATACCTGGGACTTGAAAGATTTGAGGCTAGAAAAGCCGTAATCCAGGACCTTGAGGAAGGGGGTTTTCTGGTAAAGGTTGAGCAAACCACCCACACGGTTCCCTACGGCGACCGCTCCGGGGTGGTCGTAGAACCTTGGTTGACTGACCAGTGGTACGTAAACACAAAAGAACTTGCCGCTGAAGCCATTTCATACGTAGAACGAGGTGAAATACGTTTTTATCCGGAGTTCTGGGAAAACACTTACTTTGAGTGGATGAGAAATATAGAGCCTTGGTGTATCTCGAGACAGCTTTGGTGGGGTCACCGAATACCCGCATGGTACGGACCTGACGGGGAAGTTTTCGTTGCCGTGAATGAGCGCGAAGCTGCCGCTTCTGCAAAGAAGCATTATGGTGAAGAGGTCAAACTCGTTAGGGATCCGGATGTGCTGGATACGTGGTTTTCTTCCGGGCTCTGGCCTTTTTCCACCCTTGGATGGCCAGCGGAGACCGAAGCGCTCAGGCATTACTATCCGACCTCGTGCCTGGTTACCGGATTTGACATTATTTTCTTCTGGGTCGCGAGAATGATAATGCTGGGACTTAAGTTCATGAAAGATGTGCCTTTCAGGGATGTTTATGTGCATGGCCTTATAAGGGACGCAAAAGGTCGCAAGATGAGCAAGACGACGGGCAATGTAATTGATCCTATCGACGTGATCGAAAAATACGGTGCCGACGCGCTTCGTTTCTCGCTCGCGGCGCTTGCTGCCCAGGGAAGGGATATAAAGCTTACCTTTCCTGTTATCGAGGGATACAGGAACTTCATGAACAAGATATGGAATGCTACCAGATTTGTGTTTATGAACCTTGAACCGGAGATGATTCACGACTCCGATCTCGAGAACTCTTGTCTAAGTGTTCCTGACCGATGGATTCTCAGCAGGCTCAACTTTACCCTCGGCGAAGTTGAAGAATTCATTGAAAACTACGAATTCGACAAGGCTTCCCAAGCCCTTTATCACTTTATATGGGATGATTACTGCGATTGGTATCTTGAAATATCCAAGTTTTCGCTTTATGGAGACGATAACGAATCTAAAAAAACCATTCTCAATGTACTCGTGCGGGTCCTGGTACGCTCCCTGAGGGCGCTCCATCCTTTTACGCCCTATATTACGGAGGAAATATTCCGAATATTCAGGGAAAAGGGAGTCGATCTTCCTAGAGGAGAGGGTCTTGATTCAAAGAGCATTCTTGAAGCCCAGTATCCAAAACCGAACGAAAGCGAGATATTTAAAGAGGAGTCGGGGCAGATTGAGCTTGTAAAAAGTGTTGTAACTGGAATAAGAAACCTGCGTGCCATTATGGGAATTCATCCCTCGGAGAAGGTCTCAATCCACCTTAATTCCGAAAGCAGCGAGGTAGGGGATGTTTTAAGGCAGAACCTTGAGATTATCCTGGGTATGGCTTCTCTTGGAGATTGCGTTGTTTGCGGAGAGGAGATTCAGGGTAAAACAGTCTCGGAAGTTGTTTCGGGGGTAGAGATAATTATGCCGGTTGAGAACCTGCTTGATCTTGAGAAGGAAATTTCCAGACTGAATAAGGATTTGGCAAAAGTTTCGCAGGAACTTAAAAAAACCGAAGGTAAACTTGCGAACAGGGATTTCATCAAACGTGCTCCCGAAGACGTTGTGGAAAAAGAAAAGGGGAAACTGGATGAATTTCAAAACCACAAGAAAAAGCTTGAAGAGATTCTCGGGAAACTCTCGGCTATATAG
- the rpoC gene encoding DNA-directed RNA polymerase subunit beta', protein MDIDTLFEKPKNPSDYSTIKISIASPEKIRSWSNGEIKKPETINYRTFKPERNGLFCAKIFGPVKDYECTCGKYKRLKHRGVTCEKCGVEVISSKVRRERMGHIELASPVAHIWLLRSIPSRIGMLLDMTLKDLERVLYFEAYIVMDPGISDLKFAQVITEDEYRAERERFGSEFVVGMGAESVREMLKTIDLNELSQELRTSMKETKSPIKKARIAKRLRICEAFRKSKNRPEWMILTTIPVLPPDLRPLVPLDGGRFAASDLNDLYRRVINRNNRLRKLLELGAPDIIVRNEKRMLQESVDALLENGRRGRPVLGHNHRPLKSLSDIIKGKQGRFRQNLLGKRVDYSGRSVITVGPDLRLHQCGIPKQMALELFRPFIYQKLERWGEAATIKIAKKLLDSEAPVVWDALDEVIKEHPVLLNRAPTLHRLSIQAFEPVLIEDKAIQLHPLVCPAYNADFDGDQMAVHVPLSIEAQTECRSLVMSTNNILSPAHGKPIILPTQDIVLGLYYLTRDTASDKSSEPGRVFSVREVVFAYELGKIGLHDSVTVRIDGKSYLTTVGRVLMYEVIPDGVSFELINKPMTKRAIEALVDECFRKTGGKSTVLLADSLRTLGFKYSTKSGASISITDMIIPESKKDLLENAQEEVMKVQNQYSQGLITDGERYNKVIDIWAKTSDEVAQAMMRKISSEEVQTGKNTTVAGPSSNPIYMMIDSGARGSQTQVRQLAGMRGLMAKPSGEIIETPITSNFREGLSVLQYFISTHGARKGLADTALKTANAGYLTRRLIDAAQDVMITELDCATIEGIKVSDLVEGGEIIEKVGERVLGRVVLEDIEDPQTGEVIVHANEEVDETAVAKMDEAGISEVSIRSVLTCETRSGVCRLCYGRNLSTGKLVNMGEAIGIVAAQSIGEPGTQLTMRTFHIGGAASQRAAESTLENQHEGIVRFKNIKAVKGRGNKLVVISRSGVLSIEDSKGYEREKYPVVLGARLNVKEGDKVKKGKILAEWDPYTTPIISEVPGAVKFRDLEAGVTYKEQVDEVTGVLMRVVVETKDLEMHPTLDVEVRTEDLESLEIDSLPKDKKVPYSLPVGAIIEVGDKDSIEAGDVLAKIPRATSKTKDITGGLPRVAELFEARVPKDPAVVSEIDGLISYGKDLKGKKRVVVTPEMGEPKEYTVPRGKHILVREGEFVSSGDQLVDGAVNPHDILNIMGEKELANYMVNEIQEVYRLQGVKINDKHIEVIVKQMLKRVKIKDPGDTTMLVGEAIEKNVFFEENEKVVEEGGTPAAAEPLLLGITRASLSTRSWLSAASFQETTRVLTEASCEGREDDLRGLKENVIVGRLIPAGTGLPMYRDISIETEAPEIPVPVPEVEEKSEDVLLES, encoded by the coding sequence ATGGATATAGACACGCTTTTTGAAAAGCCGAAAAACCCTTCTGATTACTCGACCATAAAAATTTCCATAGCTTCTCCGGAAAAAATCAGGTCATGGTCAAACGGAGAAATAAAAAAACCTGAAACTATAAACTACAGGACATTCAAACCCGAGAGAAACGGTCTTTTCTGTGCCAAAATATTCGGGCCCGTGAAAGATTACGAATGCACCTGCGGAAAATACAAAAGACTTAAGCACAGAGGAGTAACTTGTGAGAAATGCGGCGTGGAAGTAATTTCCTCTAAAGTAAGAAGGGAGAGAATGGGTCATATAGAACTCGCTTCTCCCGTTGCACACATATGGCTTCTTCGCAGCATTCCCAGCAGAATAGGAATGCTCCTTGACATGACTTTGAAAGACTTGGAGAGAGTGCTTTATTTCGAGGCTTACATAGTTATGGATCCGGGAATTTCCGACCTCAAGTTTGCCCAGGTAATAACCGAAGATGAGTACAGAGCCGAGCGCGAGCGCTTCGGTTCCGAATTTGTCGTCGGCATGGGGGCCGAGTCGGTACGAGAAATGCTGAAAACCATAGATTTAAACGAGCTTTCTCAGGAACTCAGGACGAGTATGAAAGAGACCAAGTCTCCAATCAAAAAAGCCCGTATTGCAAAAAGACTGAGAATATGTGAAGCGTTTCGCAAGTCCAAAAATCGTCCGGAATGGATGATCCTGACCACTATTCCTGTTCTGCCACCTGATCTCAGACCCCTTGTTCCTCTTGATGGAGGGCGGTTTGCCGCTTCTGATCTTAACGATCTCTACAGAAGAGTGATTAACAGAAACAACAGGCTGAGAAAACTCCTTGAGCTCGGTGCTCCGGACATAATAGTCAGGAATGAAAAGAGGATGCTGCAGGAGTCTGTCGACGCACTTTTGGAGAACGGGAGAAGGGGAAGACCGGTTTTGGGTCACAACCACAGACCACTTAAGAGTCTGAGTGACATAATAAAAGGTAAACAAGGCAGATTCAGACAAAACCTTCTGGGGAAAAGAGTTGATTACTCAGGTCGGTCGGTGATTACCGTAGGTCCCGATCTGCGTCTTCACCAATGCGGAATCCCCAAGCAGATGGCACTTGAACTTTTCAGGCCCTTTATTTACCAGAAGCTTGAAAGATGGGGTGAGGCGGCAACGATAAAGATAGCGAAGAAGCTGCTTGACAGCGAAGCTCCGGTGGTGTGGGACGCTCTTGACGAAGTGATAAAAGAGCATCCGGTGCTTCTTAACAGAGCCCCGACTCTTCATCGTCTTAGCATACAGGCTTTCGAACCGGTGCTTATTGAAGATAAAGCCATTCAGCTTCATCCTCTTGTATGCCCTGCCTACAACGCGGATTTTGACGGCGACCAGATGGCGGTTCATGTTCCACTCTCAATTGAGGCCCAGACCGAATGCCGCTCGCTTGTTATGTCGACGAACAATATTCTTTCTCCCGCGCACGGAAAGCCGATAATACTTCCCACTCAGGATATAGTTCTGGGGCTTTACTACCTCACAAGGGATACGGCTTCGGATAAAAGTTCCGAGCCGGGCCGTGTTTTTTCAGTGCGTGAGGTGGTTTTTGCGTATGAACTGGGGAAGATCGGTTTGCATGATAGCGTAACAGTGAGGATTGACGGGAAGAGCTATCTGACGACAGTCGGAAGAGTGTTGATGTACGAGGTTATTCCCGACGGTGTTTCCTTTGAACTTATCAACAAGCCAATGACTAAAAGGGCTATAGAAGCTCTTGTGGATGAGTGTTTCAGGAAAACCGGCGGCAAAAGCACGGTTTTGCTGGCTGACAGCCTGAGGACTCTAGGATTCAAGTATTCGACGAAGTCCGGAGCTTCTATTTCGATCACGGACATGATTATTCCTGAATCAAAGAAGGATCTGTTGGAAAATGCCCAAGAGGAAGTTATGAAAGTGCAGAACCAGTATTCCCAAGGGCTTATAACCGACGGAGAGAGGTACAACAAGGTAATAGATATCTGGGCAAAAACAAGCGATGAAGTCGCTCAGGCAATGATGAGAAAGATTTCTTCAGAGGAAGTCCAGACGGGCAAAAACACTACAGTTGCGGGACCGAGTTCGAACCCAATATATATGATGATTGATTCTGGGGCGAGAGGGAGCCAGACGCAGGTAAGGCAGCTTGCGGGTATGAGGGGGCTTATGGCGAAGCCTTCGGGAGAAATAATAGAAACTCCTATCACATCCAATTTCCGTGAGGGGTTATCGGTGCTCCAGTATTTTATTTCTACCCATGGTGCGAGGAAGGGGCTTGCGGATACGGCACTAAAAACAGCAAATGCCGGTTACCTGACGCGAAGGCTGATTGATGCCGCTCAGGACGTAATGATTACCGAACTTGACTGCGCCACCATAGAGGGAATTAAAGTCAGTGATCTGGTGGAAGGTGGAGAAATAATTGAAAAAGTAGGGGAGAGGGTGCTTGGAAGGGTGGTGCTTGAAGATATAGAAGATCCCCAGACTGGAGAGGTGATTGTTCACGCAAACGAGGAAGTTGATGAGACCGCGGTTGCTAAGATGGACGAAGCGGGCATAAGCGAGGTGAGTATCCGTTCCGTTCTTACCTGTGAAACCAGAAGCGGTGTCTGCAGACTCTGCTATGGAAGGAACCTTTCCACTGGAAAGCTTGTGAACATGGGCGAAGCCATAGGTATTGTCGCGGCCCAGTCAATCGGGGAACCCGGAACTCAGCTTACCATGAGAACGTTTCATATAGGTGGTGCCGCGAGCCAGAGAGCAGCCGAGAGCACCCTTGAGAATCAGCACGAGGGGATAGTCAGATTTAAGAACATAAAAGCCGTCAAGGGACGTGGTAACAAATTGGTTGTTATCAGCAGAAGCGGCGTCCTTTCAATTGAGGACAGCAAGGGATATGAAAGGGAAAAATATCCCGTTGTGCTCGGGGCCAGACTTAACGTGAAGGAAGGGGACAAAGTAAAGAAAGGAAAAATACTCGCTGAATGGGACCCTTACACGACCCCAATAATTTCAGAAGTTCCGGGTGCTGTAAAGTTCAGGGACCTTGAAGCCGGAGTTACGTACAAGGAACAGGTCGATGAAGTCACGGGTGTTCTCATGAGGGTGGTGGTTGAGACCAAGGATCTGGAAATGCATCCCACTCTGGATGTCGAGGTGAGAACAGAGGATTTGGAATCTCTGGAAATCGATTCCTTGCCGAAAGATAAGAAGGTGCCTTACTCGCTTCCTGTAGGCGCTATAATAGAAGTCGGCGACAAAGATAGCATAGAGGCGGGGGATGTGCTTGCCAAGATTCCGAGAGCGACCTCGAAGACAAAAGACATTACCGGAGGTCTTCCCAGAGTTGCCGAGCTTTTTGAAGCCAGAGTGCCCAAAGATCCGGCCGTTGTAAGCGAAATCGACGGACTTATATCTTACGGAAAAGATCTAAAGGGGAAGAAGAGGGTTGTGGTAACTCCAGAGATGGGAGAGCCTAAAGAATATACTGTTCCCAGGGGAAAACATATCTTGGTCAGGGAAGGGGAATTCGTCTCTTCCGGTGACCAGCTTGTCGACGGTGCGGTTAATCCCCATGACATTCTGAATATCATGGGAGAAAAAGAACTCGCCAACTACATGGTTAACGAAATTCAGGAAGTCTACAGACTTCAGGGTGTGAAGATTAACGACAAGCATATCGAGGTTATAGTCAAGCAGATGCTAAAAAGGGTGAAGATAAAAGACCCAGGTGACACCACCATGCTTGTCGGCGAGGCTATAGAGAAAAATGTTTTCTTTGAAGAAAATGAGAAGGTCGTCGAAGAAGGCGGAACCCCGGCAGCGGCCGAGCCGCTTCTTCTGGGTATAACCCGCGCCTCGCTTAGCACTCGCAGCTGGCTTTCCGCCGCATCTTTTCAGGAAACCACTAGGGTTCTTACCGAGGCCTCCTGCGAGGGTAGGGAGGACGATCTCAGAGGACTCAAGGAAAACGTTATCGTGGGCAGGTTGATTCCGGCTGGCACCGGCCTTCCCATGTACAGGGATATAAGCATAGAGACCGAGGCACCGGAAATACCTGTACCCGTACCGGAAGTCGAAGAGAAAAGCGAAGACGTATTGCTGGAAAGCTAA